The sequence TGAGATGCGTAATTCTATATTTATCAATAAGAGATATATTCAGCATATTATAAACCTATATCAATTTGGCATATTCAACGAAATTAAGGGCAGGAAATATAAATATATAAAAATTTGATTATATTAGAGTTATTATCATAACAAATGTTTAAATGTGATTTGGTATATTAATTGCTTTTTACATATAGCGCAAAAATTGATTGAAATTCTTTAGAAAGGGGGGAATGAGTATGGCAATTGTTCGATGGAGTCCTTTTAGAGATGTTTTAGGAATTCGGGATGAAATGGATCGGTTATTCGATAACTTCTTCGCGCGAATCGGAGAACGAGGAGCGTTTGATACATCGTGGGCGCCGTCAGTTGACATTTACGAAACTAAAGATGCAGTGGTAATAGATGCAGAACTGCCGGGAATCAAACAGAATGATATCAGCGTTACCGTTTCGGATAATGTCCTGACGATTAAGGGCGAGAAGAAGCAGGAAAAAGAAGTTAAAGAAGAGAACTATCATCGAGTCGAACGTGCCTACGGTTCATTCAGTCGTTCGTTCACGTTACCGGTTGGTGTTCAATCGGATAAAATTAAAGCTAGTTACAAAGACGGCGTACTGAAAATCACCCTCCCGAAAGCGGAAGAAGCGAAACCGAAACAAATCCCGATTGAAGTGAAATAAGGTTTGGTCTAGCGGATGCAGACGGATTGTTGCGGGTGTAATCGAATATTGTCATCCGCTGGGTGTCCGACTGCATCCGTAATGTTTTATGTTGTTCTGGCTTAATTTTGTGTGATTATTTTATATAAAATATAAATTTTGTAGCTGAATTTAATTGTTTTGAAAGAGTGCATATTTTTAAATGTGCACTCTCGGAAAATATAAACTTAAATAAAGAGAGGGAATGTATATGGCTAGCAACAAAGTTATCGGCATAGATTTGGGTACAACCAACTCTTGCGTTGCAGTAGTTGAAGGGGGAGAGCCGGTAGTTATTCCTAATTCGGAAGGCAGCCGAACCACACCATCAGTGGTTGCATTCACGAAAACTGGCGACAGACCAGTAGGACAGGTTGCGAAAAGACAGGCGATAACCAATCCGGAAAATACCGTATATTCTATCAAGCGGTTTATGGGACGGAAATATCGCGAAGTAGGCGCTGAGATAAAACTTGTACCGTATAAAGTGGTTGAAGCGGAAAATGGCGATGTTCGCGTTTTAATTCAGGGAAAAGAATATTCGCCACCGGAAATTTCCGCAATGATACTTCAGAAAATGCGGCAGACTGCTGAGGATTATCTTGGTGAAAAAGTTACGGATGCGGTTATTACCGTGCCTGCATATTTTAATGATAGTCAGCGGCAAGCGACAAAAGATGCTGGGCGAATTGCTGGGTTAAATGTTCTACGAATTATCAATGAACCGACTGCAGCTTCGTTAGCGTATGGGTTAGATAAAAAGAAAAATGAAAAAATTGCGGTATATGACCTTGGTGGCGGAACGTTCGATATTTCGATTCTTGAAATTGGCGATGGAGTTTTTGAAGTCAAATCTACCAACGGCGATACCCATTTAGGTGGCGATGATTTCGACCAGCGAATAATTGATTGGATTGCTGAAGAGTTTAAAAAACAAGAAGGAATCGATTTACGAAAAGACCGAATGGCACTGCAGCGATTAAAAGAAGCGGCGGAAAAAGCGAAATGTGAACTTTCGACAACAATGCAAACAGAAATTAATCTCCCATTTATCACCGCGGATGCCAATGGTCCGAAACATCTGAACTTAACGTTAACCCGAGCGAAATTGGAACAATTAGTTGCAGATTTGATTGAACGTACCGTGGGTCCAGTGAAGAAAGCACTCGAAGATGCAAAGCTAAAACCGGAAGATATCGATGAAGTGGTTCTCGTTGGTGGTCAAACCCGAATGCCAGCGGTACAAGAGTTGGTTAAAAAACTGTTTGGGAAAGAGCCGCATAAAGGGGTTAATCCGGACGAAGTGGTTGCTATCGGAGCAGCGATTCAAGGGGCAGTGTTGAAGGGCGAAATTAAAGATGTTTTATTACTTGATGTTACCCCGTTATCGCTTGGAATAGAAACGTTAGGCGGGGTTATGACAAAATTGATTGAACGGAACACAACAATTCCAACTCGGAAAAGTGAGATATTTACGACAGCTGCGGATAACCAGACTAGCGTGGAAATTCATGTTTTGCAAGGTGAACGGGAAATGGCAGCGGATAATAAAACTATCGGTAGATTCCATCTTGATGGGATACCCCCCGCACCGCGCGGTGTACCTCAAATTGAAGTTTCGTTTGATATAGATGCGAATGGAATTTTGCACGTAAGCGCGAAAGATAAAGCTACCGGGAAAGAGCAGAAGATAACCATCACCGCATCGAGCGGGTTAACCGAGCAAGAGATTAAACGAATGATACGAGATGCGGAAGAACATGCTGCTGAAGATAAAAGAAAACGGCAGGAAATCGAGCTGCGGAATCAAGCGGATTCGTTAGTATATCAGACGGAGAAGACGATGAAAGACCTAGGCGATAAGATGGATAGCGGTAGCAAATCGCAGTTAGAGAATGCGATTGGTAGAGTTAAAGAGGCGCTGAAAGGAAAAGATACCGATGAAATTAGATCCGCTATGGAAGCATTGAACCAGACGTGGCATAAAGTCTCGCAGACGTTATATCAACAAGCAGGCGGTGCTGCAGGAGCAGGAGCCAGTGCTGGATTCACTAGCGCAGGAGCATCCGCCGGTAATGGAAAACCGAAATCGGAACCTGAAGGTGAGACCGTAGATGCGGATTATGAAGTTGTCGACGACGATAAAAAACGCGGGAATTGAAATCGTTAATCCTTAAGTCAGGTTGACTGAAGAAAATGTAAGGCAAGGATAATGTAACATTATATCCTTGCCTTTTTATTTAATATTACATTTTATAAAACTGTTTTTAGATGAAACCATCTAATTTTTCAGCAAAAATATTAATATTCAGTATTTGCTGAAAATGATTTAGGAGATTTACAAATCTTGACTTTCCTTGAGATGTCAACCAATAGTTACCATCACTAATCCAATAGAAACTGCATTGTGGATATTTATCCTTAATCAAGTTATTCAAATCAATATATTCATTCTGGTTTATGCCTATTTTGGTGCCTTCTGTTGAATAGAAATTTATTTCGAAAAGATATTTTGGTTTAGTCTCCTTAAATATAATCAAGTCGAATTTCTTAAGCTTGTTTTCTTTGGGTTTTACGATACCTTCAACATATTTTTCTGTACAATAAACTTTTTCTCCTAAGCTGTTTAATATTTTATTGCAACGTGAAAATTGGAGAGTTGATATATTGTTTTGCTCGAGTAAATGATCAACACAAATGTATCCTCTATCATCCAATATTTTTTTAACTTT is a genomic window of bacterium containing:
- a CDS encoding Hsp20/alpha crystallin family protein, with the protein product MAIVRWSPFRDVLGIRDEMDRLFDNFFARIGERGAFDTSWAPSVDIYETKDAVVIDAELPGIKQNDISVTVSDNVLTIKGEKKQEKEVKEENYHRVERAYGSFSRSFTLPVGVQSDKIKASYKDGVLKITLPKAEEAKPKQIPIEVK
- the dnaK gene encoding molecular chaperone DnaK; this translates as MASNKVIGIDLGTTNSCVAVVEGGEPVVIPNSEGSRTTPSVVAFTKTGDRPVGQVAKRQAITNPENTVYSIKRFMGRKYREVGAEIKLVPYKVVEAENGDVRVLIQGKEYSPPEISAMILQKMRQTAEDYLGEKVTDAVITVPAYFNDSQRQATKDAGRIAGLNVLRIINEPTAASLAYGLDKKKNEKIAVYDLGGGTFDISILEIGDGVFEVKSTNGDTHLGGDDFDQRIIDWIAEEFKKQEGIDLRKDRMALQRLKEAAEKAKCELSTTMQTEINLPFITADANGPKHLNLTLTRAKLEQLVADLIERTVGPVKKALEDAKLKPEDIDEVVLVGGQTRMPAVQELVKKLFGKEPHKGVNPDEVVAIGAAIQGAVLKGEIKDVLLLDVTPLSLGIETLGGVMTKLIERNTTIPTRKSEIFTTAADNQTSVEIHVLQGEREMAADNKTIGRFHLDGIPPAPRGVPQIEVSFDIDANGILHVSAKDKATGKEQKITITASSGLTEQEIKRMIRDAEEHAAEDKRKRQEIELRNQADSLVYQTEKTMKDLGDKMDSGSKSQLENAIGRVKEALKGKDTDEIRSAMEALNQTWHKVSQTLYQQAGGAAGAGASAGFTSAGASAGNGKPKSEPEGETVDADYEVVDDDKKRGN